The following proteins are encoded in a genomic region of Palaemon carinicauda isolate YSFRI2023 chromosome 19, ASM3689809v2, whole genome shotgun sequence:
- the LOC137658858 gene encoding cuticle protein CP1158-like: MKVMVVLCAVVAAVSASPFVGLVGPSGSIGPSGIVGPSGPVQFSQPAWAFLGNHAHAHIAALNRQPPTVPVHHRNPAVFQPAPVVPTTYGVDAAGCVVGPSGKVCPTGNVQFT, from the exons ATGAAGGTTATG GTAGTCTTGTGCGCTGTGGTGGCTGCAGTCTCAGCCAGCCCCTTCGTAGGCCTAGTCGGTCCCTCTGGTTCAATTGGGCCATCTGGCATCGTAGGGCCATCTGGACCGGTCCAGTTCAGCCAGCCAGCCTGGGCTTTCTTGGGTAACCACGCCCACGCCCACATCGCCGCCCTCAACAGACAGCCACCCACAGTCCCTGTTCACCACCGCAACCCAGCCGTCTTCCAG CCTGCCCCAGTTGTTCCCACCACATACGGCGTCGACGCTGCCGGCTGCGTTGTAGGTCCATCTGGAAAGGTCTGCCCAACTGGAAACGTACAGTTCACTTAA